Proteins encoded in a region of the Bubalus bubalis isolate 160015118507 breed Murrah chromosome 9, NDDB_SH_1, whole genome shotgun sequence genome:
- the LOC102403760 gene encoding LOW QUALITY PROTEIN: serine incorporator 1-like (The sequence of the model RefSeq protein was modified relative to this genomic sequence to represent the inferred CDS: substituted 1 base at 1 genomic stop codon), whose amino-acid sequence MGSVLGLCSMASWIPCLCGSAPCLLCRCYPSGNNSTVTRLIYTLFLLVGMCVACVMLIPGMGEQLNKIPGFCENEKXMVPCNILVGYKAVYRLCFGLAMFYLLLTLLMIKVKSSSDPRAAIHNGFWFFKFAAAIAIIIGAFFIPEGTFTTVWFYVGMAGAFCFILIQLVLLIDFVHSWNESWVEKMEEGNSRCWYADLLSATALNHLLSLVAIILFFVYYTHPASCAENKAFISVNMLLCLGASIMSILPKIQESQPRSGLLQSSVITVYTMYLTWSAVTNEPETECNPSLLNIIGYNTTSTISKEGQSVQWWHTQGIIGLILFLLCVFYSSIHTSNNSQVNKLTLTSDESTLIEDGGARNDGSLEDGDDVHRAVDNERDGVTYSYSFFHFMLFLASLYIMMILTNWYRYEPSREMKSQWTAVWVKISSSWIGIVLYVWTLVAPLVLTNRDFD is encoded by the coding sequence ATGGGGAGCGTCTTGGGGCTGTGCTCTATGGCGAGCTGGATACCATGTTTGTGTGGCAGTGCCCCGTGTTTGCTGTGCCGATGCTATCCTAGTGGAAATAACTCCACCGTAACTAGGTTGATCTATACACTTTTTTTGCTTGTTGGAATGTGTGTAGCTTGTGTGATGTTGATACCTGGAATGGGAGAACAGCTGAATAAGATTCCTGGATTTTGTGAGAATGAGAAATGAATGGTCCCTTGTAATATTCTGGTTGGCTATAAAGCTGTATACCGATTATGCTTTGGCTTGGCTATGTTCTATCTTCTTCTCACTCTCTTAATGATCAAAGTGAAGAGCAGCAGTGACCCTAGAGCTGCAATACACAATGGATTCTGGTTCTTTAAATTTGCTGCAGCAATTGCAATTATTATTGGGGCCTTCTTCATTCCAGAAGGAACTTTTACAACTGTGTGGTTTTATGTAGGCATGGCAGGTGCCTTTTGCTTCATTCTCATACAGCTAGTCTTACTCATTGATTTTGTCCATTCATGGAATGAATCATGGGTTGAAAAAATGGAAGAGGGGAACTCGAGATGTTGGTATGCAGATTTGTTATCAGCTACAGCTCTGAATCATCTGCTGTCTTTAGTTGCTATCATCCTGTTTTTTGTTTACTATACTCATCCAGCCAGTTGTGCAGAAAACAAAGCATTCATCAGTGTCAACATGCTCCTCTGCCTTGGTGCTTCTATAATGTCCATACTGCCAAAAATCCAAGAATCACAACCAAGATCTGGTTTGTTACAGTCTTCAGTGATTACAGTCTACACAATGTATTTGACATGGTCTGCTGTGACCAATGAACCGGAAACAGAATGTAACCCAAGTCTACTGAACATAATTGGATATAATACAACAAGCACTATCTCGAAGGAGGGGCAGTCTGTACAGTGGTGGCATACTCAAGGAATTATTGGACTAATCCTCTTTTTACTGTGTGTATTTTATTCAAGCATCCATACTTCAAACAATAGTCAGGTTAATAAACTGACTCTAACAAGTGATGAATCAACACTAATAGAAGATGGTGGAGCCAGAAATGATGGGTCACTTGAGGATGGTGATGATGTTCACCGAGCTGTAGATAATGAAAGAGATGGTGTCACTTATAGTTACTCCTTCTTTCACTTCATGCTTTTCCTGGCTTCGCTTTATATCATGATGATCCTTACCAACTGGTACAGGTATGAGCCTTCTCGTGAGATGAAAAGTCAGTGGACAGCTGTCTGGGTGAAAATCTCTTCTAGTTGGATTGGCATTGTGCTCTATGTTTGGACACTGGTGGCACCACTTGTTCTTACAAATCGTGATTTTGACTGA
- the LOC102409274 gene encoding olfactory receptor 7E24-like, with translation MEPQNLTCVSEFLLLGLSDDPELQLLLFGLFLSMYLVTMLGNLLIILAFISDSHLHTPMYFFLSNLSLTDISISTTTVPKMLVNLQMHSKSITYAGCLAQVSFFSLFACLESLLLTVMAYDRLVAICHPLYYLVIMNPRTCGLLVLASFFTSFLTSQLHYLMMSQLTFCADMEIPHFFCDLSQLLKLACSDTSINNILILFIGTIFGGVPLSGVLYSYYRIISSILRVSSSGGNYKAFSTCGSHLAIVCLFYGTGLGVYLSSAVSSSPRKGAVASVMYAVVTPMLNPIIYSLRNKDIKSALWRITHRIA, from the coding sequence ATGGAACCACAGAATCTTACATGTGTCTCAGAATTCCTCCTGCTGGGACTCTCAGATGATCCAGAACTTCAGCTCCTCCTCTTTGGACTCTTCCTGTCCATGTACCTGGTGACCATGCTTGGgaacctgctcatcatcctggctTTTATCTCTGATTCCCACCTCCACACtcccatgtacttctttctctCCAATCTGTCATTGACTGACATCAGTATCAGCACCACCACTGTCCCCAAGATGCTAGTGAACCTCCAGATGCACAGCAAATCCATCACCTATGCAGGATGCCTAGCTCAGGTgtccttcttctctctttttgcaTGTTTGGAGAGTCTGCTTCTgacagtgatggcctatgaccggttGGTGGCCATTTGTCACCCCCTATACTATCTGGTCATCATGAACCCCCGCACCTGTGGCTTATTGGTCCTGGCATCATTTTTCACCAGCTTTTTGACCTCCCAACTGCACTACTTGATGATGTCACAGCTTACCTTCTGTGCAGATATGGAAATCCCTCATTTTTTTTGTGACCTTTCTCAACTCCTCAAGCTTGCCTGTTCAGACACCTCCATCAATAACATATTAATCCTTTTTATTGGTACCATTTTTGGTGGAGTTCCACTCTCAGGAGTTCTTTACTCTTATTATCGAATTATTTCCTCCATTCTCAGAGTCTCATCATCAGGTGGGAATTACAAAGCCTTCTCCACATGTGGCTCTCACCTGgcaattgtttgtttgttttatggaaCAGGTCTTGGTGTATACCTCAGCTCAGCTGTTTCATCTTCCCCCAGGAAGGGTGCTGTGGCCTCAGTGATGTATGCTGTGGTCACCCCTATGCTGAACCCCATCATCTACAGTCTAAGGAACAAGGACATCAAGAGTGCCCTGTGGAGGATTACCCATAGGATTGCCTAA